The proteins below come from a single Cervus elaphus chromosome 4, mCerEla1.1, whole genome shotgun sequence genomic window:
- the LOC122692225 gene encoding fukutin-related protein, protein MRLTRCQAALAAAITLNLLVLFYVSWLHHQPRGSRTRGSRRGSASGPRVTILVREFEAFDNAVPELVDSFLQQEPAQPVVVVADALPYPPLALPRIPNVRLALLQPALDRPAAASRPETYVATEYVALVPDGARAEAPGQLERMVEVLRAGGARLVAAPVASANPARCLALNVSLREWTARYGPAPSAPRCDALDGDTVVLLRSRDLFNLSAPLARPVGTGLFLQTALRGWTVQMLDLPFGAARQPPLATAHARWKAEREGRARRAALLRALGIRLVSWEGGRLEWFGCNKETPRCFGTVVGDTPAYLYEERWTPPCCLRALRETARYVVGVLEAAGVRYWLEGGSLLGAARHGDIIPWDYDVDLGIYLEDVGNCEQLRGAEAGSVVDERGFVWEKAVEGDFFRVQYSESNHLHVDLWPFYPRNGVMTKDTWLDHRQDVEFPEHFLQPLVPLPFAGFVAQAPNNYRRFLELKFGPGVIENPEYPNPALLSLGGSS, encoded by the coding sequence ATGCGGCTCACCCGCTGCCAGGCTGCCCTGGCAGCCGCCATCACCCTCAACCTTCTGGTCCTGTTCTACGTCTCATGGCTGCATCACCAGCCCAGGGGCTCCCGGACCAGGGGCTCCCGCCGTGGATCCGCATCTGGCCCCCGCGTCACCATCTTGGTGCGCGAGTTTGAGGCCTTTGACAACGCAGTACCTGAGCTGGTGGACTCTTTCCTGCAGCAAGAGCCTGCCCAGCCAGTGGTAGTGGTGGCCGACGCGCTCCCCTACCCGCCCCTGGCCCTGCCGCGCATCCCCAACGTTCGCCTGGCGCTGCTCCAGCCCGCCCTGGACCGACCCGCCGCAGCCTCCCGCCCGGAGACCTACGTGGCCACCGAGTACGTGGCCCTGGTGCCCGACGGGGCGAGGGCCGAGGCACCAGGCCAGCTGGAGCGCATGGTCGAGGTGCTCCGAGCGGGCGGCGCACGCCTGGTGGCCGCTCCCGTCGCTTCGGCCAACCCGGCCCGGTGCCTGGCCCTGAACGTCAGTCTGCGGGAGTGGACCGCCCGCTACGGCCCAGCACCCTCCGCACCGCGCTGCGACGCCCTGGACGGGGACACCGTGGTGCTCCTGCGCTCCCGCGACCTCTTCAATCTCTCGGCGCCCTTGGCGCGGCCCGTGGGCACCGGCCTCTTCCTGCAGACCGCCCTCCGCGGTTGGACGGTGCAAATGCTGGACCTGCCCTTCGGGGCGGCGCGCCAGCCTCCGCTGGCCACGGCCCATGCGCGCTGGAAGGCGGAGCGCGAAGGGCGCGCACGACGGGCGGCGCTGCTGCGGGCGCTGGGCATCCGCCTGGTGAGCTGGGAGGGCGGGCGGCTCGAATGGTTCGGATGCAACAAGGAGACCCCGCGCTGCTTCGGGACGGTGGTGGGCGACACGCCGGCCTACCTGTACGAGGAGCGCTGGACGCCCCCGTGCTGCCTGCGCGCGCTGCGCGAGACGGCCCGCTACGTGGTGGGCGTGCTGGAGGCGGCCGGCGTGCGCTACTGGCTGGAGGGCGGCTCGCTGCTGGGGGCGGCCCGCCACGGGGACATCATCCCGTGGGACTACGACGTGGACCTGGGCATCTACCTGGAGGACGTGGGCAACTGCGAGCAGCTGCGGGGCGCCGAGGCAGGCTCGGTGGTGGACGAGCGCGGCTTTGTGTGGGAGAAGGCGGTGGAGGGCGACTTCTTCCGCGTGCAGTACAGCGAGAGCAACCACCTACACGTGGACCTGTGGCCCTTCTACCCCCGAAACGGGGTCATGACCAAGGACACGTGGCTGGACCACCGGCAGGATGTCGAGTTCCCCGAACACTTCCTGCAACCTCTGGTGCCCCTGCCCTTTGCCGGCTTCGTGGCGCAGGCGCCCAACAACTACCGCCGTTTCCTGGAGCTCAAGTTTGGCCCCGGGGTCATCGAGAACCCCGAATACCCCAACCCGGCGCTCCTGAGTTTGGGGGGAAGCAGTTGA